In Oncorhynchus gorbuscha isolate QuinsamMale2020 ecotype Even-year unplaced genomic scaffold, OgorEven_v1.0 Un_scaffold_2507, whole genome shotgun sequence, the following proteins share a genomic window:
- the LOC124025880 gene encoding uncharacterized protein LOC124025880 codes for AAFDTVNHQILLSTLSELGISGAAHAWIASYLTGRSYQVANRISACLADISVWMTDHHLKLNLGKTELLFLPGKDCPFHDLAITVDNSIVSSSQSAKNLGVILDNTLSFSTNIKAVARSCRFMLYNIRRVRPCLTQEAAQVLIQALVISRLDYCNSLLAGLPACAIKPLQLIQNAAARLVFNLPKFSHVTPLLRSLHWLPVEARIRYKTMVLAYGAVRGTAPQYLQALIRPYTQTRALRSSTSGLLASLPLRKYSSRSAQSKLFAALAPQWWNKLPHDARTAESITTFRRHLKPHLFKEYLG; via the exons ggcatctccggcgcggcccacgcttggattgcgtcctacctgacaggtcgctcctaccag gtggcgaatcgcatctctgcatgtctggcagacatatcagtgtggatgacggatcaccacctcaagctgaacctcggcaagacggagctgctcttcctcccggggaaggactgcccgttccatgatctcgccatcacggttgacaactccattgtgtcctcctcccagagcgccaagaaccttggcgtgatcctggacaacaccctgtcgttctcaactaacatcaaggcggtggcccgttcctgtaggttcatgctctacaacatccgcagagtacgaccctgcctcacacaggaagcggcgcaggtcctaatccaggcacttgtcatctcccgtctggattactgcaactcgctgttggctgggctccctgcctgtgccattaaaccccttcaactcatccagaacgccgcagcccgtctggtgttcaaccttcccaagttctctcacgtcaccccgctcctccgttctctccactggcttccagttgaagctcgcatccgctacaagaccatggtgcttgcctacggagctgtgaggggaacggcacctcagtacctccaggctctgatcaggccctacacccaaacaagggcactgcgttcatccacctctggcctgctcgcctccctaccactgaggaagtacagctcccgctcagcccagtcaaaactgttcgctgccctggccccccaatggtggaacaaactccctcacgacgccaggacagcggagtcaatcaccaccttccggagacacctgaaaccccacctctttaaggaatacctaggatag